A single genomic interval of Picosynechococcus sp. PCC 7003 harbors:
- the psbC gene encoding photosystem II reaction center protein CP43 yields the protein MVTLSNAPISGGRDIESTGFAWWAGNARLINLSGKLLGAHVAHAGLIVFWTGAMTLFEVAHFVAEKPMHEQGFILMPHLATLGWGVGPGGEVIDTFPYFVVGVLHLISSAVLGLGGIYHAVRGPETLEEYSSFFGYDWKDKNQMTNIIGYHLILLGCGALLLVFKAMFFGGVYDTWAPGGGDVRIISNPTLNPAVIFGYLFKAPFGGEGWIIGVNNMEDIIGGHIYIGLICIFGGIWHILTKPFGWARRALVWSGEAYLSYSLGALSLMAFIATCFVWFNNTAYPSEFYGPTNAEASQSQALIFLARDQSMGANVGSAQGPTGLGKYLMRSPTGEIILGGETMRFWDFRGPWLEPLRGPNGLDLDKIRNDIQPWQLRRAAEYMTHAPNASINSVGGIITEPNSFNFVNLRQWLAGSHFVLSFFFLVGHLWHAGRARAAEAGFEKGIDRETEPVLNMNELD from the coding sequence GTGGTAACGCTCTCTAATGCGCCCATTTCCGGTGGTCGTGATATCGAATCGACCGGCTTTGCGTGGTGGGCTGGTAATGCCCGCCTGATCAATCTCTCCGGTAAGCTCTTGGGTGCCCACGTTGCCCATGCTGGCCTTATCGTATTCTGGACTGGTGCGATGACTTTGTTTGAAGTCGCCCACTTTGTCGCAGAGAAGCCCATGCACGAGCAGGGTTTCATCCTAATGCCTCACCTCGCAACCCTTGGTTGGGGTGTAGGCCCCGGTGGGGAAGTTATCGATACTTTCCCCTACTTCGTTGTTGGTGTATTACACCTCATCTCTTCTGCGGTTCTCGGTCTTGGTGGTATTTACCATGCTGTCCGTGGCCCTGAAACCCTTGAAGAATATTCCAGCTTCTTTGGTTATGACTGGAAAGACAAGAACCAAATGACCAATATCATTGGTTACCACCTCATCCTTCTCGGCTGTGGTGCGTTGCTACTTGTCTTTAAAGCGATGTTCTTTGGTGGTGTATACGACACTTGGGCCCCCGGTGGTGGCGACGTGCGTATCATCAGCAATCCGACTTTGAATCCTGCGGTGATCTTTGGTTATCTGTTCAAGGCTCCCTTTGGTGGTGAAGGTTGGATCATCGGTGTCAACAACATGGAAGATATTATCGGTGGTCACATTTACATCGGTTTGATTTGTATCTTCGGTGGTATCTGGCACATCCTCACCAAACCTTTCGGTTGGGCCCGTCGGGCGCTCGTTTGGTCTGGTGAAGCTTATCTTTCCTACAGTCTCGGTGCTTTGTCCTTAATGGCCTTCATCGCGACTTGCTTTGTTTGGTTTAACAACACTGCTTACCCCAGTGAGTTCTATGGCCCGACTAACGCTGAAGCGTCCCAGTCTCAGGCTTTAATCTTCTTGGCCCGTGACCAATCTATGGGTGCGAACGTTGGTTCTGCTCAAGGTCCTACTGGTCTTGGTAAGTACCTGATGCGATCGCCTACTGGTGAGATCATCCTTGGTGGTGAAACCATGCGCTTCTGGGATTTCCGTGGTCCTTGGTTGGAGCCGCTTCGTGGCCCCAATGGTCTTGACCTCGATAAAATCCGCAATGACATTCAGCCTTGGCAACTGCGTCGTGCGGCTGAGTACATGACCCACGCCCCGAATGCTTCCATTAACTCTGTTGGTGGGATTATTACGGAGCCTAACTCCTTTAACTTTGTGAACCTCCGTCAGTGGTTGGCTGGTTCTCACTTCGTTCTTTCTTTCTTCTTCCTCGTTGGTCACCTGTGGCATGCTGGTCGTGCACGGGCGGCTGAAGCTGGTTTCGAGAAAGGGATTGACCGTGAGACTGAGCCCGTACTGAACATGAACGAGCTTGACTAA
- the lgt gene encoding prolipoprotein diacylglyceryl transferase: MIFAWQFQSPGPILFEVGNFAIRWYGLLIAIAVLIGVNLSQFLATRRGVKPELLADYIIWGIIGAIPCARLYYVLFQWRSYADRPQDIIAIWQGGIAIHGAILGGVIAALIFCRLHRISFWQLGDLIAPSLILGQAIGRWGNFFNSEAFGAPTDLPWKLYIPLQNRPLGLVEYEYFHPTFLYESVWNLGVFALLLYLFFWGMRHGDRLKTGTIFLTYWIAYSAGRVWIEGLRTDSLMLGGIRIAQLVSLTGMALGILGLVWLYVLKRRLPDVRSPRELREAEAIPENSET, translated from the coding sequence ATGATTTTCGCTTGGCAGTTCCAATCCCCCGGCCCCATTTTGTTTGAGGTGGGTAATTTTGCAATTCGCTGGTATGGTCTTTTGATAGCGATCGCCGTGTTGATTGGGGTGAATCTCTCCCAATTTTTGGCAACGCGACGGGGGGTCAAACCGGAGTTACTAGCCGATTACATTATCTGGGGAATTATCGGGGCCATTCCCTGCGCGCGCTTGTATTATGTGCTGTTCCAGTGGCGTAGTTACGCGGATCGGCCCCAGGATATTATTGCGATTTGGCAAGGGGGCATTGCAATCCACGGGGCGATCCTTGGTGGCGTGATTGCAGCCTTGATTTTTTGTCGTCTACATCGAATTTCTTTTTGGCAGCTAGGGGATTTGATCGCGCCTTCCTTGATTTTGGGTCAAGCTATTGGTCGCTGGGGGAATTTTTTCAATTCTGAGGCTTTTGGGGCACCGACTGATTTACCCTGGAAGCTTTATATCCCCCTCCAAAATCGTCCTTTAGGTCTTGTGGAATACGAGTATTTTCACCCAACTTTCCTCTATGAATCTGTCTGGAATCTTGGGGTTTTTGCCTTGCTCCTCTATCTGTTTTTCTGGGGTATGCGCCATGGCGATCGCCTCAAAACAGGCACGATTTTTCTGACCTACTGGATCGCCTATAGTGCGGGCCGGGTTTGGATTGAAGGCTTGCGAACTGACAGTTTGATGCTTGGTGGTATTCGCATTGCTCAACTGGTCAGCTTAACCGGGATGGCCCTTGGTATTTTGGGGTTGGTTTGGTTGTACGTCCTCAAACGGCGTCTGCCCGATGTGCGATCGCCGCGGGAATTGCGAGAGGCAGAAGCTATCCCAGAAAATTCTGAGACTTAA
- the cobU gene encoding bifunctional adenosylcobinamide kinase/adenosylcobinamide-phosphate guanylyltransferase codes for MGQTILVTGAVRSGKSEWAEHLALQSQRPVTYIATATEDPDDPEWMARIQHHRDRRPETWGFIGESVHLTAAIHRTPEDHCVLVDSLGLWVANHLETEPAPWHQLTTAFLETVKNSPRILILVAEETGWGLVPTYPLGRLFRDRLGRLIREVGLVADQAYLLVGGHALDIKKLGQPLPPVKTPLS; via the coding sequence ATGGGCCAAACCATCCTCGTTACTGGAGCGGTCCGCTCCGGCAAAAGTGAATGGGCAGAACACCTTGCCCTCCAGTCCCAACGCCCCGTCACCTATATTGCAACGGCCACCGAAGATCCTGATGACCCCGAATGGATGGCCCGTATCCAACACCACCGCGATCGCCGCCCCGAAACTTGGGGATTTATCGGTGAATCAGTCCATCTAACCGCCGCCATTCACCGCACGCCTGAAGACCACTGCGTCCTCGTAGATTCCTTAGGTTTGTGGGTTGCTAATCATTTAGAAACAGAGCCTGCTCCTTGGCACCAGCTCACCACAGCATTTTTAGAGACCGTCAAAAATTCCCCACGGATCCTAATCCTCGTCGCTGAAGAAACCGGTTGGGGCCTCGTGCCTACTTACCCATTAGGACGCTTATTCCGCGATCGCCTAGGTCGCTTGATCCGCGAAGTAGGCCTTGTTGCTGATCAAGCCTATCTGTTAGTGGGTGGCCACGCCTTAGATATTAAAAAGCTAGGACAACCCTTGCCTCCAGTAAAAACGCCCCTTAGCTGA
- the psbD gene encoding photosystem II D2 protein (photosystem q(a) protein), with the protein MTIAVGRAPQERGWFDVLDDWLKRDRFVFVGWSGILLFPCAFMALGGWLTGTTFVTSWYTHGLASSYLEGCNFLTVAVSSPADSLGHSLLFLWGPEANWNFARWCQLGGLWSFVALHGAFGLIGFMLRQFEIARLVGIRPYNAIAFSGPIAVFVSVFLMYPLGQSSWFFAPSFGVAGIFRFILFLQGFHNWTLNPFHMMGVAGILGGALLCAIHGATVENTLFEDSDQANTFRAFEPTQAEETYSMVTANRFWSQIFGIAFSNKRWLHFFMLFVPVTGLWMSSVGIVGLALNLRAYDFVSQEIRAAEDPEFETFYTKNILLNEGMRAWMAPQDQIHEQFVFPEEVLPRGNAL; encoded by the coding sequence ATGACTATTGCAGTCGGACGCGCGCCCCAGGAACGAGGCTGGTTTGATGTCCTCGATGACTGGTTAAAGCGAGATCGATTTGTCTTCGTCGGTTGGTCCGGTATCCTCCTGTTCCCCTGCGCCTTTATGGCTCTCGGTGGCTGGTTGACTGGTACCACCTTCGTTACTTCTTGGTACACCCACGGATTAGCATCCTCTTATCTCGAAGGGTGTAACTTCCTGACTGTTGCTGTATCCAGCCCCGCTGACAGCCTCGGTCACTCCCTCCTTTTCCTCTGGGGCCCCGAAGCCAACTGGAACTTTGCCCGTTGGTGCCAACTCGGTGGACTCTGGAGCTTTGTTGCCCTCCACGGTGCTTTCGGTCTGATCGGCTTTATGCTGCGTCAGTTTGAAATTGCCCGTCTGGTAGGAATCCGTCCCTACAATGCGATCGCCTTCTCTGGCCCCATTGCGGTATTCGTCAGTGTATTCCTGATGTACCCCTTGGGTCAGTCTAGCTGGTTCTTTGCACCTAGCTTTGGTGTCGCTGGTATCTTCCGTTTCATTCTGTTCCTACAAGGTTTCCACAACTGGACCCTGAACCCCTTCCACATGATGGGTGTTGCAGGGATTCTCGGTGGTGCCCTGCTCTGTGCGATCCACGGGGCGACAGTAGAGAACACCCTGTTTGAAGACAGTGACCAAGCAAATACCTTCCGGGCATTTGAGCCGACCCAGGCAGAAGAAACCTACTCGATGGTGACCGCAAACCGTTTCTGGTCTCAGATTTTCGGGATTGCGTTTTCCAATAAGCGTTGGTTGCACTTCTTCATGCTGTTTGTACCTGTAACCGGGCTGTGGATGAGTTCTGTGGGTATTGTGGGTTTAGCATTAAACCTACGAGCCTATGACTTCGTATCCCAGGAGATCCGCGCAGCGGAAGACCCTGAATTTGAAACGTTCTACACGAAGAATATTCTGCTGAACGAAGGTATGCGGGCCTGGATGGCACCGCAAGACCAAATTCACGAACAATTTGTATTCCCTGAGGAGGTATTACCCCGTGGTAACGCTCTCTAA